The following are from one region of the Shinella sp. PSBB067 genome:
- the dapE gene encoding succinyl-diaminopimelate desuccinylase, with translation MTSADPIENLATLIRCPSVTPAEGGALTALAAMLEPLGFTVERMVAREPGMPDIENLYARIGTEGPHLMFAGHTDVVPVGDAAAWTHDPFGAEISGGEMFGRGAVDMKGGIACFVAAVARHIEKNGPPRGSVSFLITGDEEGPAVNGTVKLLQWAAERGERWDACLVGEPTNPDRLGDMIKIGRRGSVSGTLTVRGVQGHAAYPHLADNAVRGVIALTDALMHPPFDAGTENFQPSNLEVTTIDIGNRATNVVPAEASASFNIRFNDAWTAETVMAEIVRRLDAAARDEKLRPGRTPVRYDIQWAERPSHVFLTRNNQLIASLSGAVEAVTGRAPKLSTTGGTSDARFIKDYCPAVEFGLVGQTMHMVDERVAVADLETLTVIYETFIARWFGDARS, from the coding sequence ATGACCTCCGCCGACCCGATCGAAAACCTCGCGACCCTCATCCGCTGCCCTTCCGTGACGCCGGCCGAAGGCGGCGCGCTGACGGCGCTTGCCGCCATGCTAGAGCCGCTCGGCTTCACGGTGGAGCGCATGGTCGCCCGCGAGCCCGGCATGCCCGATATCGAGAACCTCTATGCCCGCATCGGCACCGAGGGCCCGCACCTGATGTTCGCCGGCCATACGGACGTGGTGCCCGTCGGCGATGCGGCCGCCTGGACGCATGACCCGTTCGGCGCGGAGATTTCCGGCGGCGAGATGTTCGGCCGCGGCGCCGTCGACATGAAGGGTGGCATCGCCTGCTTCGTCGCCGCCGTCGCGCGCCATATCGAGAAAAACGGTCCGCCAAGGGGCTCCGTCTCCTTCCTCATCACCGGCGACGAGGAAGGCCCGGCCGTCAACGGCACGGTCAAGCTCCTGCAATGGGCGGCCGAGCGGGGCGAGCGCTGGGACGCCTGCCTCGTCGGCGAGCCGACCAATCCGGACCGGCTCGGCGACATGATCAAGATCGGCCGGCGCGGCTCCGTCTCCGGCACGCTTACCGTGCGTGGCGTGCAGGGCCACGCCGCCTATCCGCACCTTGCCGACAATGCGGTGCGCGGCGTGATCGCGCTCACCGACGCGCTGATGCACCCGCCCTTCGACGCCGGCACGGAGAACTTCCAGCCTTCGAACCTCGAAGTGACGACCATCGACATCGGCAACCGCGCCACCAACGTCGTGCCGGCCGAGGCGAGCGCCAGCTTCAACATCCGCTTCAACGACGCCTGGACCGCCGAGACCGTGATGGCCGAGATCGTGCGCCGGCTCGACGCCGCCGCGCGGGACGAGAAGCTCCGGCCCGGCCGCACGCCCGTGCGCTACGACATCCAATGGGCCGAGCGGCCGAGCCATGTCTTCCTGACGCGCAACAACCAGCTCATCGCCTCGCTGTCGGGCGCCGTCGAGGCCGTGACCGGCCGGGCACCGAAGCTCTCGACCACGGGCGGCACCTCCGATGCACGTTTCATCAAGGACTATTGCCCGGCCGTGGAATTCGGCCTCGTCGGCCAGACCATGCATATGGTGGACGAGCGGGTGGCGGTCGCCGATCTCGAGACGCTGACCGTGATCTACGAGACCTTCATCGCGCGCTGGTTCGGCGATGCCCGGTCTTGA
- a CDS encoding DNA recombination protein RmuC, producing MIDPAFDTLVSSFLHRLGGPGPALVLLAAVLLAAFGLLSVRRSQARQREAVAMADLRFSELLKAQTEMQGRVAAMAEVFGSKQAETNQAINSRLDGLTQRLGQSISEQTRATHENLRRLQERLAVIDNAQTNIQSLAKDVVGLQAILSNKQTRGAFGQSRMETIIADAMPPGAYQFQAQLSNGVRPDCTIRMPNGQPPLVVDAKFPLEAWNAMSDGRSPEAAKIAAQQFRRDMEVHIRDISEKYLLAGETQDTAFLFVPSESIFASIHENFEPVVQRAHRARIVIVSPSLLMLSVQVLQSLLKDQRMREQAHVIQGEVARLMDDLTRLDDRVRKLHGHFTSAQKDVDLILTSTEKLARRGARIGELEFETVSELSHAREAVAESRTGQLRLRVVDED from the coding sequence ATGATCGATCCCGCATTCGACACGCTCGTCTCCTCCTTCCTCCACCGGCTCGGCGGTCCCGGCCCGGCTCTGGTGCTGCTTGCGGCCGTGCTGCTGGCGGCCTTCGGGCTCCTTTCCGTGCGCCGCAGCCAGGCCCGCCAGCGGGAGGCGGTAGCGATGGCGGATTTACGCTTTTCCGAGCTCCTGAAGGCGCAGACCGAGATGCAGGGGCGCGTTGCCGCCATGGCGGAGGTGTTCGGCAGCAAGCAGGCCGAGACGAACCAGGCGATCAACAGCCGGCTTGACGGGCTGACGCAGCGGCTCGGCCAGTCGATCTCCGAGCAGACCAGGGCAACGCACGAGAATCTCCGCCGCCTGCAGGAGCGGCTGGCGGTGATCGACAATGCCCAGACGAACATCCAGTCGCTGGCGAAGGACGTGGTCGGGCTCCAGGCCATTCTCTCCAACAAGCAGACGCGCGGCGCCTTCGGCCAGTCGCGCATGGAGACGATCATCGCCGACGCCATGCCGCCCGGCGCCTACCAGTTCCAGGCGCAGCTTTCCAACGGCGTGCGCCCCGATTGCACCATCCGCATGCCGAACGGCCAGCCGCCGCTCGTCGTCGACGCGAAATTCCCGCTGGAGGCGTGGAACGCCATGTCGGACGGGCGCTCGCCCGAGGCCGCGAAGATCGCCGCCCAGCAGTTCCGCCGCGACATGGAGGTGCATATCCGGGACATTTCGGAAAAATACCTCCTTGCCGGCGAGACGCAGGACACCGCCTTCCTCTTCGTCCCCTCGGAATCGATCTTCGCCAGTATCCACGAGAATTTCGAGCCCGTCGTGCAGCGCGCGCATCGCGCCCGCATCGTCATCGTCTCGCCATCGCTGCTGATGCTTTCGGTGCAGGTGCTGCAATCGCTCCTCAAGGACCAGCGGATGCGCGAGCAGGCGCATGTCATCCAGGGCGAGGTCGCGCGGCTGATGGACGATTTGACGCGGCTCGACGACCGGGTGCGCAAGCTGCATGGCCATTTCACCTCCGCGCAGAAGGACGTGGACCTGATTCTGACGTCCACGGAAAAGCTTGCGCGCCGCGGCGCGCGCATCGGCGAGCTCGAATTCGAGACCGTTTCGGAGCTTTCGCACGCGCGGGAGGCGGTGGCGGAGAGCCGGACGGGCCAGTTGCGGCTGAGGGTGGTTGACGAGGACTGA
- the def gene encoding peptide deformylase: MTIKPLIILPDPILRQVSKPIETVDGEVKKLADDMLETMYDAPGIGLAAIQIGVARRMLVLDVSKDGEDKKPLVFINPEIVTSSDARSVYEEGCLSIPDYYAEVERPASITVRHLDREGKEQVTEAEGLLATCLQHEIDHLNGVLFIDHISKLKREMVIRKFTKAAKMRGSKAL, from the coding sequence ATGACCATCAAGCCGCTGATTATCCTTCCCGATCCGATCCTCCGCCAGGTTTCCAAGCCCATCGAAACCGTCGACGGCGAGGTGAAGAAGCTCGCCGACGACATGCTGGAGACCATGTACGATGCCCCCGGCATCGGCCTTGCCGCCATCCAGATTGGCGTCGCCCGCCGCATGCTCGTGCTTGATGTTTCCAAGGACGGCGAGGACAAGAAGCCGCTCGTCTTCATCAACCCGGAGATCGTCACCTCGTCGGATGCGCGCTCGGTCTATGAAGAGGGCTGCCTGTCGATCCCGGATTATTATGCCGAGGTCGAGCGCCCGGCATCGATCACCGTCCGGCATCTCGACCGCGAGGGCAAGGAGCAGGTGACGGAGGCCGAGGGCCTGCTCGCGACCTGTCTCCAGCACGAGATCGACCACCTCAACGGCGTGCTGTTCATCGACCATATTTCCAAGCTGAAGCGCGAGATGGTGATCCGCAAGTTCACCAAGGCGGCCAAGATGCGCGGCAGCAAGGCGCTCTGA
- a CDS encoding ribokinase has protein sequence MITVLGSINMDLIATPERLPKPGETVMGTSFTTAAGGKGANQALAARRAGAMVRMAGAVGDDRLGSQALALLADAAVDLNAVRSAAEATGTAHILVAENDGENVIVVVPGANGTVAEEDARRAVGAMSRGDYLMLQFEIPSAAIEAALVAARQKGVISIVNIAPFSAAAGRLGAMADILVANENEFDLFVGKGELSDEERKATMQRLHAGSGQTIIVTLGADGVVAIRKNEIFRAAGLKIEPVDTVGAGDTFCGYLAASLDAGLAFKDALRRAAVAGSLACLKPGAQPSIPFAPAVDAAV, from the coding sequence ATGATCACCGTCCTCGGCTCCATCAATATGGACCTCATCGCAACGCCTGAACGCCTGCCGAAGCCGGGCGAGACGGTGATGGGCACCAGCTTCACCACCGCCGCCGGCGGCAAGGGCGCCAACCAGGCGCTCGCCGCCCGCCGTGCCGGCGCCATGGTGCGCATGGCCGGCGCCGTCGGCGACGACCGGCTGGGCAGCCAGGCGCTCGCCCTCCTCGCCGACGCCGCCGTCGACCTCAACGCGGTGCGCTCCGCCGCCGAGGCGACCGGCACGGCCCATATCCTCGTTGCCGAGAACGACGGGGAGAACGTCATCGTCGTCGTGCCCGGCGCCAACGGCACGGTCGCGGAGGAGGATGCCCGGCGCGCGGTCGGCGCCATGTCGCGCGGCGACTACCTGATGCTGCAATTCGAGATCCCGAGCGCCGCCATCGAGGCCGCGCTCGTCGCCGCCAGGCAAAAGGGCGTCATCTCGATCGTCAACATCGCCCCCTTCAGCGCGGCCGCCGGACGGCTCGGCGCGATGGCCGACATCCTCGTCGCCAACGAGAACGAGTTCGACCTCTTCGTCGGCAAGGGCGAGCTTTCCGACGAGGAACGCAAGGCGACCATGCAGAGGCTCCATGCCGGAAGCGGCCAGACGATCATCGTGACGCTCGGCGCCGACGGCGTCGTCGCCATTCGCAAGAACGAGATCTTCCGCGCCGCGGGCCTCAAGATCGAGCCGGTCGACACGGTCGGGGCGGGCGACACGTTCTGCGGCTATCTCGCCGCCTCGCTCGACGCCGGCCTTGCCTTCAAGGATGCCCTTCGACGGGCGGCCGTGGCCGGCTCGCTTGCCTGCCTCAAGCCCGGCGCCCAGCCCTCCATCCCCTTCGCCCCCGCCGTGGACGCCGCTGTCTGA
- a CDS encoding DUF805 domain-containing protein, producing MAAGQERGPTLAWLFFGWSGRLSRVPFALGWAFWLMLLSAALTRIVVVPKEDSAFLFWAFAFFIVAIVSTVSSILLTIKRLHDMNLPLPLIICLFIPAISFLALFVFLVWPGTPGPNDYGRLPDRPKD from the coding sequence ATGGCGGCCGGGCAAGAGCGGGGACCGACCCTTGCCTGGCTCTTCTTCGGCTGGTCCGGCCGCCTCAGCCGCGTGCCCTTCGCGCTCGGCTGGGCCTTCTGGCTGATGCTGCTTTCGGCGGCGCTCACCCGCATCGTCGTCGTACCGAAGGAAGACTCGGCCTTCCTGTTCTGGGCCTTCGCCTTCTTCATCGTCGCCATCGTCTCGACGGTCTCCTCCATCCTGCTGACGATCAAGCGGCTGCACGACATGAACCTGCCGCTGCCGCTGATCATCTGCCTGTTCATTCCCGCCATCTCCTTCCTCGCGCTCTTCGTCTTCCTCGTCTGGCCCGGCACGCCCGGCCCGAACGACTACGGCCGCCTGCCCGACCGGCCGAAGGATTGA
- the fmt gene encoding methionyl-tRNA formyltransferase, with protein MALRIIFMGTPDFSVPTLEALAEAGHEIVAVYSQPPRPAGRRGLELVKSPVHQAAERRGIPVFTPVNFRAEADREAFRAHGADVAVVVAYGLLLPEAILTGTRLGCYNGHASLLPRWRGAAPIQRALMAGDDETGMMVMKMDKGLDTGPVALTRRVAISENMTAGALHDALMQVGGALMAEAMGRLEAGDLTLTPQAEEGVLYAAKIDKAETRIDFSKPASDVHNHIRGLSPFPGAWFELQIGGKPERVKVLASERAGDGVSKPAGTVLDDRLTVACGEGAVRLVRLQKAGGKPLDAADFLRGTPVSAGEVLG; from the coding sequence ATGGCCCTTCGCATCATCTTCATGGGCACGCCGGATTTCTCCGTCCCGACGCTGGAGGCGCTTGCCGAGGCGGGCCACGAGATCGTCGCGGTCTATTCGCAGCCGCCGCGCCCGGCCGGCCGCCGCGGCCTCGAACTGGTGAAGTCGCCGGTGCACCAGGCCGCCGAGCGGCGTGGCATTCCCGTCTTCACGCCCGTCAATTTCCGCGCGGAAGCCGACCGCGAAGCCTTCCGCGCCCATGGGGCGGATGTCGCGGTGGTGGTGGCCTATGGCCTCCTGCTGCCGGAAGCGATCCTGACCGGCACGCGCCTCGGCTGCTATAACGGCCATGCCTCGCTCCTGCCGCGCTGGCGCGGGGCGGCACCCATCCAGCGGGCGCTCATGGCGGGCGACGACGAGACCGGCATGATGGTGATGAAGATGGACAAGGGCCTCGATACCGGCCCCGTCGCGCTCACCCGCCGCGTGGCCATAAGCGAGAACATGACGGCCGGCGCGCTGCACGATGCCCTGATGCAGGTGGGCGGCGCGCTGATGGCCGAGGCCATGGGCAGGCTGGAGGCCGGCGACCTGACGCTGACGCCGCAGGCCGAGGAGGGTGTGCTCTACGCCGCCAAGATCGACAAGGCCGAGACCCGCATCGACTTCTCGAAGCCTGCAAGCGACGTGCACAACCATATCCGCGGCCTCTCACCCTTCCCCGGCGCCTGGTTCGAGCTGCAAATCGGCGGAAAGCCGGAGCGCGTGAAGGTGCTGGCGAGCGAGCGGGCGGGCGACGGCGTGTCGAAGCCCGCCGGCACGGTGCTCGACGACCGGCTGACGGTTGCCTGCGGCGAGGGCGCGGTGCGCCTCGTGCGATTGCAGAAGGCGGGCGGCAAGCCGCTGGATGCGGCGGATTTCCTGCGCGGCACGCCGGTTTCGGCCGGCGAGGTGCTGGGCTGA
- the truA gene encoding tRNA pseudouridine(38-40) synthase TruA: MPRYRLRIEYDGTPYVGWQRQENGPSVQGAVEAAILSLTGETVSIRGAGRTDSGVHAMGQVAHADLSRHWKEHTLRNALNAHLGMAGERVAILDAAEVPDDFDARFSAKKRHYLYRIISRRAPLALEANRAWFVARELDHEVMHAAGQVLVGRHDFTTFRAAQCQANSPVRTIDRLDVTRSGELIEIRVSAQSFLHNQIRSFAGTLKLAGEGKWTADDVRAALEARDRKACGPVAPPDGLYFMAVDY; this comes from the coding sequence ATGCCGCGCTACCGGCTTCGCATCGAATATGACGGCACGCCCTATGTCGGCTGGCAGCGACAGGAGAACGGTCCTTCCGTACAGGGCGCCGTCGAGGCGGCGATCCTGTCGCTGACAGGCGAGACGGTCTCGATCCGCGGCGCGGGCCGCACGGATTCCGGCGTCCATGCCATGGGGCAGGTCGCCCATGCCGATCTTTCGCGGCACTGGAAGGAGCACACGCTGAGGAACGCCCTCAACGCGCATCTCGGCATGGCCGGCGAGCGCGTCGCGATCCTCGATGCGGCCGAAGTGCCGGACGATTTCGACGCCCGCTTCTCCGCGAAGAAGCGGCATTATCTCTACCGCATCATCTCGCGCCGCGCGCCTTTGGCGCTGGAGGCGAACCGGGCTTGGTTCGTCGCCAGGGAACTGGATCACGAGGTCATGCATGCCGCAGGCCAGGTGCTGGTCGGCAGGCACGACTTCACCACCTTCCGAGCCGCCCAGTGCCAGGCGAACAGCCCTGTGCGCACCATCGACAGGCTCGACGTGACGCGCAGCGGCGAGCTGATCGAGATCCGCGTCTCGGCGCAGAGCTTCCTGCACAACCAGATCCGCTCCTTCGCTGGCACGCTGAAGCTGGCGGGCGAGGGCAAGTGGACGGCGGACGACGTGCGTGCCGCACTGGAGGCGCGCGACCGCAAGGCCTGCGGCCCGGTGGCGCCGCCGGACGGGCTTTACTTCATGGCGGTGGATTACTGA
- a CDS encoding methyl-accepting chemotaxis protein produces MFKFQAKSLATKLIAVTGGTIALVMFVSNAVLISQSQNRVADLVYSQADTEAKAIASDIAADIGQLASAARSMAGVIEQGHSGGHLDRRTVVDIVKANAEKNSFALGSWFAEEPNAFDGKSRELPEDLATGTFKDGSFNPYWTKRKDGSIVLSTFESDYKAEWYALAAASGKGAMTQPYAETSTGENFTMASIAYPVVSGGKRIGVTGIDVSLKTLYDKLSQVKPFGEGRVLLLSQTGKWIVAPTADLLMKDYDGQGMEAVKDALASGKTSHIENLTFDELSTFDRVVYPFALPDINTTWVVLVDVPHAAISAPISAQTTMMIIGGLIVLATVLAGLYFAVRLLVQKPLAGLVRDVATLSEGVYTRPISGQDRSDETGSVAKALEGFRHQLADTRRLEAEADNQRQLTEAERSRSEAERAESGALQRDIVARLADGLDQLSAGNLTFRLSGDFPGEYGKLKADFNSAIASLEETIQTVNASVGNIGGGTSEISKGAADLSHRTEQQAASLEETAAALDELTSQVNSSAENARVAAKSVDTASNDASKSGEVVQKAIDAMRGIETSSREISNIIGVIDDIAFQTNLLALNAGVEAARAGEAGKGFAVVAQEVRELAQRSANAAKEIKTLINTSEVQVREGVDLVGKAGGALENIAEQVIQINGLIRQISSSASEQAVGLKEINAAVNQMDQVTQQNAAMVEETTAASMALNDEAQMLKSLVARFRAGTASVAAAQPVQSTRPQPQRAAYQAPRAKARAVPQAAGNTALAQDDWEEF; encoded by the coding sequence ATGTTCAAGTTCCAGGCCAAGTCGCTTGCGACGAAGCTTATTGCGGTCACCGGCGGCACGATCGCCCTGGTGATGTTCGTCTCCAATGCCGTTCTCATCAGCCAAAGCCAGAACCGCGTCGCCGATCTCGTCTATTCCCAGGCCGATACGGAAGCCAAGGCCATCGCATCCGACATCGCCGCCGACATCGGCCAGCTTGCGAGCGCGGCGCGCTCCATGGCCGGCGTGATCGAGCAGGGCCATTCCGGCGGCCATCTCGACCGCAGGACCGTCGTCGACATCGTCAAGGCGAATGCCGAAAAGAACAGCTTCGCGCTCGGCAGCTGGTTTGCGGAAGAACCGAACGCCTTCGACGGCAAGTCGCGCGAACTGCCCGAGGACCTTGCCACCGGCACCTTCAAGGACGGCTCGTTCAACCCGTACTGGACGAAGCGCAAGGACGGCTCGATCGTGCTGTCCACCTTCGAATCCGACTACAAGGCCGAGTGGTATGCGCTGGCCGCGGCCAGCGGCAAGGGCGCGATGACCCAGCCCTATGCGGAGACCTCGACCGGCGAGAACTTCACCATGGCCTCCATCGCCTACCCGGTCGTGTCGGGCGGCAAGCGTATCGGCGTCACCGGCATCGACGTCTCGCTGAAGACGCTCTACGACAAGCTCAGCCAGGTGAAGCCCTTCGGCGAAGGCCGCGTGCTGCTGCTCTCCCAGACCGGCAAGTGGATCGTCGCGCCGACTGCCGACCTGCTGATGAAGGATTATGACGGCCAGGGCATGGAGGCCGTCAAGGACGCGCTCGCCAGCGGCAAGACCAGCCATATCGAAAACCTCACCTTCGACGAGCTTTCCACCTTCGACCGCGTCGTCTATCCCTTCGCGCTGCCCGACATCAACACGACCTGGGTCGTGCTGGTCGACGTCCCGCATGCGGCGATCAGCGCGCCGATCAGCGCGCAGACCACCATGATGATCATCGGCGGCCTGATCGTCCTTGCCACCGTTCTGGCCGGGCTCTACTTCGCCGTGCGCCTGCTCGTGCAGAAGCCGCTTGCCGGCCTCGTCCGCGACGTGGCGACGCTCAGCGAAGGCGTCTATACCCGGCCGATCTCCGGCCAGGACCGTTCGGACGAGACCGGCTCGGTCGCCAAGGCCCTCGAAGGCTTCCGCCACCAGCTCGCCGACACGCGGCGCCTCGAAGCCGAAGCCGACAACCAGCGCCAGCTCACCGAGGCCGAGCGCAGCCGCTCGGAAGCCGAGCGGGCCGAATCGGGCGCGCTCCAGCGCGACATCGTCGCGCGCCTCGCCGACGGCCTCGACCAGCTCTCCGCCGGCAACCTGACCTTCCGTCTCTCCGGCGATTTCCCCGGCGAGTACGGCAAGCTCAAGGCCGATTTCAACTCGGCCATCGCCAGCCTCGAGGAGACCATCCAGACGGTGAACGCCTCGGTCGGCAATATCGGCGGCGGCACGAGCGAAATCTCCAAGGGCGCGGCCGATCTCTCGCACCGCACCGAGCAGCAGGCGGCGAGCCTGGAGGAGACCGCAGCGGCACTCGACGAGCTCACCTCGCAGGTCAATTCCAGCGCGGAGAATGCCCGCGTCGCCGCCAAGTCCGTCGACACCGCCAGCAACGACGCCAGCAAGTCCGGCGAAGTGGTGCAGAAGGCGATCGACGCCATGCGCGGCATCGAGACCTCTTCGCGTGAAATCTCCAACATCATCGGCGTGATCGACGACATCGCCTTCCAGACAAACCTTCTCGCGCTGAATGCCGGCGTCGAGGCGGCGCGTGCCGGGGAAGCCGGCAAGGGCTTTGCCGTCGTCGCACAGGAAGTGCGCGAGCTCGCCCAGCGCTCGGCCAACGCCGCCAAGGAAATCAAGACGCTGATCAACACGTCGGAGGTGCAGGTCCGCGAGGGGGTCGACCTCGTCGGCAAGGCCGGCGGGGCGCTGGAGAACATCGCCGAGCAGGTCATCCAGATCAACGGCCTCATCCGCCAGATCTCGTCCTCGGCTTCCGAGCAGGCCGTCGGCCTCAAGGAGATCAACGCGGCCGTCAACCAGATGGACCAGGTGACGCAGCAGAACGCCGCGATGGTGGAGGAAACCACCGCCGCCTCGATGGCGCTGAACGACGAGGCGCAGATGCTGAAGTCGCTCGTCGCCCGCTTCCGCGCCGGCACGGCCAGCGTCGCCGCCGCCCAGCCGGTACAGTCGACACGCCCGCAGCCGCAGCGCGCCGCCTACCAGGCACCGCGCGCCAAGGCCCGTGCCGTCCCGCAGGCCGCCGGCAACACGGCGCTGGCGCAGGACGACTGGGAAGAATTCTGA